A region of uncultured Carboxylicivirga sp. DNA encodes the following proteins:
- the rimK gene encoding 30S ribosomal protein S6--L-glutamate ligase: MKSAEKIVVGSEEWCSLPQLNIPAINIRVDSGAKTSALHAVNIMPFKKNGESWVSFEVHPLQNDGRTTVYCEAPVIDKRRIKSSSGLGELRYVIRTTINIAKSSWDIEVTLTNRISMGYRMLLGRQAMAGIMLVDPEASCLLGIPSQEVLSSYYSTQRKKPSGLNIGVLASNPELYSNRRIIEAGEERGHNMEFINIKDCYIKLDGKNPEMHYRGGRLLNQFDAIIPRIRPSMTFYGCALTRHFEAIGVYAQNSASAIASSRDKLYSLQLLINSGLPIPTTGFANSPLDTNDLIKMVGGAPLIVKLLEGTQGKGVVLAETKKAAESLINAFKSLRANILVQEFIKEANGKDIRCFVINGKVVASIMRTAAPGEFRANIHMGGSAQLIKITPEERKIAILAAKTMNLKVAGVDIIRGENGPLLLEVNSSPGLEGIEGATSKDIAGMMIESIEKDLHKGTRRRKA; encoded by the coding sequence ATGAAGAGTGCTGAAAAAATAGTTGTTGGAAGTGAAGAATGGTGTTCGTTGCCTCAGCTGAATATACCTGCTATTAATATTCGTGTTGATTCGGGCGCAAAAACATCTGCATTGCATGCAGTGAATATAATGCCATTTAAGAAAAATGGTGAATCCTGGGTGAGTTTTGAAGTTCATCCATTACAAAATGATGGTCGTACAACTGTATATTGTGAAGCACCAGTCATTGATAAGAGAAGAATTAAAAGTTCGAGTGGATTGGGTGAACTACGTTATGTAATTCGCACTACCATAAATATTGCAAAATCTTCATGGGATATTGAAGTGACTTTAACTAACAGAATATCGATGGGATATCGAATGCTGTTAGGCCGTCAGGCAATGGCAGGTATTATGCTGGTTGACCCTGAGGCATCATGTTTGTTAGGGATTCCGTCTCAGGAAGTTTTATCTTCGTATTATTCAACACAAAGAAAGAAACCATCTGGACTTAATATTGGAGTATTGGCAAGCAATCCGGAGCTTTATAGTAACCGACGTATTATTGAAGCTGGTGAGGAGAGAGGCCATAACATGGAGTTTATTAATATTAAGGATTGCTATATAAAACTAGATGGTAAAAATCCGGAAATGCATTATAGGGGTGGTAGATTGCTAAATCAGTTTGATGCTATTATTCCGCGTATCCGGCCAAGTATGACTTTTTATGGTTGTGCCTTAACTCGACACTTTGAGGCCATTGGTGTTTACGCTCAGAATTCAGCTTCGGCCATTGCATCCTCAAGAGATAAATTGTACTCTTTGCAGCTGTTAATTAACAGTGGGTTACCTATTCCTACAACAGGTTTTGCCAACTCGCCCCTTGATACCAATGATTTGATCAAAATGGTTGGCGGAGCTCCTTTAATTGTAAAATTACTGGAAGGAACACAAGGTAAAGGTGTTGTTCTGGCTGAGACAAAAAAAGCAGCCGAGAGTTTGATTAACGCATTTAAAAGTTTGAGGGCAAATATTCTTGTTCAGGAATTTATTAAAGAAGCCAATGGAAAAGATATCCGTTGTTTTGTCATCAATGGAAAGGTTGTAGCAAGTATAATGCGAACTGCTGCTCCTGGCGAGTTTAGAGCGAATATCCACATGGGAGGCTCTGCACAGCTAATTAAAATTACACCCGAAGAAAGAAAGATTGCCATTTTAGCGGCTAAAACAATGAATTTGAAAGTTGCCGGGGTAGATATTATTCGTGGTGAAAATGGACCGTTATTGCTTGAAGTAAACTCTTCACCAGGTTTGGAAGGTATCGAAGGGGCTACAAGTAAAGATATTGCCGGTATGATGATTGAATCCATCGAAAAGGATTTGCATAAAGGTACCAGAAGAAGAAAAGCATAA
- a CDS encoding S9 family peptidase: MKTITFLLISLIFISSCADRKTTKDLFPEFLPQAPVAEKHDSVLTIHEHSRIDPYFWMRLTDEQKTAENKDEQTLNVLQYLEAENNYLDTVMYKTKELQSKLYNEIVGRIKQDDESVPYFKNGYWYYNKYSDKQEYPVYYRKKESLDNVEEILLDVNELAKGHSYYAVGSMEVSPDNKILAFCEDTVSRRIYTYRFLNLETGKFMDDNLNNCEPGGAWANDNQTFFYTTKNKISLLSEKVWRHKLETSTEKDEVVYHEEDPSYYIGVYKSKSDDYIIIYNNSTLISDYQILKADDPNGEFKQFTPRAGAHEYSIEHFEDKFYVLTNYDAVNFRLMETPVNATSIENWKEVIPHREDVLITDIEVFKKYLVISERSDALTHLRIINQETQKEHYLDFGEPVYVSFIGTNTEFDTDILRYGYSSLTTPVSTIDYNMSDKTKDIKKVQEVVGGHNPENYVTERLWATARDGNKIPVSIVYKKGFKKDGRTPLLLYGYGSYGNTIEPWFNSTRLSLLDRGFVYAIAHIRGSQAMGRQWYDNGKMMNKINTFTDFIDVGHHLVKENYSSPRHLYALGGSAGGLLMGAIANMEPELFNGIIAAVPFVDVVSTMLDETIPLTTNEFDEWGNPKNKKSYDYMLSYSPYDNVEAKAYPNMMVTTGLFDSQVQYWEPAKWVAKLRATKTDDNLLIMHTNMEAGHGGASGRFKRYKETAMEYAFLLMLESKKGE, translated from the coding sequence ATGAAAACAATTACCTTCCTCCTGATTTCGTTAATCTTTATAAGTTCCTGTGCGGACAGGAAAACAACTAAAGATCTTTTCCCTGAATTTTTACCTCAGGCACCAGTTGCTGAGAAACATGATTCAGTTTTAACTATTCACGAACATTCAAGAATAGATCCTTATTTCTGGATGAGATTAACTGATGAGCAAAAAACCGCAGAAAACAAGGACGAACAAACTCTAAATGTATTGCAATATCTCGAAGCTGAGAATAATTATCTGGATACAGTAATGTACAAAACAAAAGAGCTTCAGTCAAAACTTTATAATGAAATTGTTGGTCGTATAAAACAAGATGATGAATCGGTTCCTTATTTCAAAAATGGATACTGGTATTATAATAAATATAGCGATAAACAGGAATACCCCGTTTATTATAGAAAGAAAGAATCGCTTGACAATGTTGAAGAAATATTATTAGACGTTAACGAGCTTGCTAAAGGGCATAGTTATTACGCAGTAGGTTCAATGGAAGTTAGTCCGGATAATAAAATACTTGCTTTTTGTGAAGATACTGTAAGCCGAAGAATTTACACCTATCGTTTCCTTAATCTTGAAACCGGTAAATTCATGGATGACAACCTGAATAATTGTGAACCAGGTGGTGCCTGGGCCAACGATAATCAAACCTTTTTTTATACCACCAAAAACAAAATTTCTCTGCTAAGCGAAAAAGTATGGCGACATAAACTGGAAACATCTACCGAAAAAGATGAAGTGGTTTATCACGAAGAAGATCCATCTTATTACATCGGAGTTTATAAATCAAAGTCTGACGACTACATCATCATCTATAATAACAGCACATTAATCTCAGATTACCAGATTCTGAAAGCTGATGATCCAAATGGAGAATTCAAACAATTCACTCCACGCGCAGGAGCTCATGAATACAGCATTGAACATTTTGAGGATAAATTTTATGTACTTACGAATTATGATGCAGTAAACTTTCGACTGATGGAGACTCCGGTGAATGCAACATCAATTGAAAACTGGAAAGAAGTGATACCTCATCGTGAAGACGTATTGATTACCGATATTGAAGTATTTAAAAAATACCTGGTGATTAGTGAACGCTCCGATGCTTTAACTCATTTGCGTATTATCAATCAGGAAACCCAAAAAGAACATTATCTTGATTTTGGAGAACCGGTTTATGTATCCTTTATAGGAACAAACACAGAATTCGACACTGATATTTTAAGATATGGTTACAGCTCATTAACAACTCCGGTATCGACCATTGACTACAACATGAGCGATAAAACAAAAGATATTAAAAAGGTACAGGAAGTTGTCGGTGGTCATAATCCTGAGAATTATGTAACTGAACGTCTTTGGGCAACTGCTCGCGATGGTAATAAGATACCCGTTAGCATCGTTTACAAAAAAGGATTTAAGAAAGACGGACGCACTCCTTTATTATTATATGGTTACGGTTCGTATGGTAACACGATAGAACCCTGGTTCAATTCAACCAGGTTAAGTTTATTAGACAGAGGATTTGTTTATGCCATCGCACATATCAGAGGAAGTCAGGCTATGGGTCGTCAATGGTATGACAATGGTAAAATGATGAACAAAATCAACACCTTCACTGATTTTATTGATGTTGGCCACCATCTTGTCAAAGAAAATTACTCTTCTCCACGCCATTTGTATGCCTTGGGAGGAAGTGCAGGCGGGTTACTGATGGGAGCTATTGCAAATATGGAACCTGAACTTTTTAATGGAATTATTGCAGCAGTACCCTTTGTCGATGTGGTTTCAACCATGCTCGACGAAACTATACCACTGACAACCAATGAATTTGATGAATGGGGAAATCCAAAGAACAAAAAATCATATGATTACATGTTATCATATTCTCCATACGATAATGTGGAAGCAAAAGCTTATCCAAACATGATGGTTACAACCGGACTGTTCGATTCTCAGGTACAATATTGGGAACCGGCTAAATGGGTTGCTAAACTTAGAGCAACCAAGACTGATGACAATTTACTTATAATGCATACCAACATGGAGGCAGGCCATGGTGGTGCTTCAGGTAGATTTAAGCGTTACAAAGAAACTGCAATGGAATATGCCTTTTTATTAATGCTGGAAAGTAAAAAAGGGGAATGA
- a CDS encoding M56 family metallopeptidase, translating into MHAVINYLVESSIFLGIISGIYFAFLSRLNTFSFNRFFLLLSLVLTMIIPFLTVSLTMGTSNTIDPQIIGYTLNEISVYPSEAQNTIVSFISGLSVFKWIYVIGLILLFIRLFVAYYKLSIIGKQNSSNQYNGIRVIQLNNPYHAFSFFKWIFINPSRYSEEEQQHVINHEKAHVSYFHTLDNMFLELFLITQWFNPFAWLLKKALKETHEFQADRSVLKQGASVGRYKALLLAEVSGHKVLAANNFNESLTKKRFNMMSKKTTLKTKIIFPLFAIGSLIASALIFSCNTEKVEEETEVTLPAPEEEKVEIVNITDESIKTTEVTGEVFHVVDEMPKYPGGEIALRTFIGKEVKYPKEAQDKGIQGKVYITFVVADDGYVRNVEIARGVDPSLDQEAIRVIESLPQWTPGKLEGKNVNVSFTVPINFALQ; encoded by the coding sequence ATGCACGCAGTGATAAATTATTTGGTTGAGTCTTCGATTTTTTTAGGTATCATATCAGGCATTTATTTTGCTTTCTTATCCCGCCTGAATACCTTTTCATTTAATCGTTTCTTTTTGTTGTTAAGCCTTGTTTTAACAATGATTATCCCATTTCTGACAGTCTCATTAACAATGGGGACAAGTAACACAATTGACCCACAAATAATTGGCTACACATTAAACGAAATTTCAGTTTACCCATCTGAAGCCCAAAACACCATTGTCTCGTTTATTAGTGGATTGTCAGTATTTAAATGGATTTACGTCATTGGTCTGATCTTGCTATTTATCCGTTTATTTGTTGCCTATTACAAACTAAGTATAATTGGTAAGCAAAATTCAAGTAATCAATACAATGGCATCAGAGTCATTCAGCTGAATAACCCTTATCATGCATTCTCATTTTTCAAATGGATTTTTATTAATCCATCGCGTTATAGCGAAGAGGAACAACAACATGTAATCAACCATGAGAAGGCACATGTAAGCTATTTCCACACTTTGGATAATATGTTTCTTGAGCTTTTTCTTATTACCCAATGGTTTAACCCATTTGCATGGTTATTAAAAAAGGCACTGAAAGAAACCCATGAATTTCAGGCCGATCGGTCCGTACTTAAACAAGGTGCTTCTGTTGGGCGATATAAAGCTCTTTTATTAGCAGAAGTGTCAGGACATAAAGTACTGGCCGCAAATAATTTTAATGAATCATTAACCAAGAAAAGATTTAACATGATGTCGAAAAAAACTACATTAAAAACAAAGATTATATTTCCCCTTTTTGCAATTGGCTCATTGATAGCCTCTGCATTGATTTTTTCATGCAATACTGAGAAGGTTGAAGAAGAAACAGAAGTGACTTTACCGGCACCAGAAGAAGAAAAGGTAGAAATAGTAAACATTACTGATGAATCTATTAAGACAACAGAAGTAACCGGAGAAGTATTCCATGTTGTTGATGAAATGCCCAAATATCCAGGAGGAGAAATTGCATTAAGAACCTTTATTGGTAAAGAAGTGAAGTACCCTAAAGAGGCTCAGGACAAAGGAATTCAGGGAAAAGTTTATATAACATTTGTAGTTGCTGATGATGGCTATGTACGCAATGTAGAAATTGCAAGAGGAGTTGATCCTTCTTTAGATCAGGAAGCAATTAGAGTTATTGAGAGTCTGCCCCAATGGACACCAGGTAAGCTTGAAGGAAAGAATGTTAATGTTAGTTTTACTGTTCCCATTAATTTTGCACTACAATAA
- a CDS encoding BlaI/MecI/CopY family transcriptional regulator → MKLKELTKAEEQMMHRIWQLGRTTVKAIVENMPDPKPAVNTVSTIVRALADKQYLGFEQVGRGYEYFPIVEKADYRKQFMSRMMSTYFQDSFKDLVSFFAKENRIKPEELDELIQEVKRDLKKEENQ, encoded by the coding sequence ATGAAGCTTAAAGAATTAACCAAAGCTGAAGAACAAATGATGCATCGGATTTGGCAATTAGGTCGCACTACTGTTAAAGCCATTGTTGAAAATATGCCTGATCCAAAGCCTGCCGTTAATACAGTTTCCACGATTGTGCGCGCATTAGCTGACAAACAATATTTAGGTTTTGAACAAGTAGGACGTGGATACGAGTATTTTCCTATTGTTGAAAAAGCAGATTACCGCAAACAGTTTATGTCGAGGATGATGTCCACTTATTTTCAGGATTCATTTAAAGATCTGGTTTCTTTCTTTGCCAAGGAAAACAGAATAAAACCAGAAGAGTTGGATGAACTGATTCAAGAGGTTAAGCGTGATCTTAAAAAAGAAGAAAATCAATAA
- a CDS encoding zf-TFIIB domain-containing protein, whose amino-acid sequence MYCPRCKALLEEKIIHDLSGSIQVDTCPSCGGTWFDKGELEQIENLVELSIIEIRNIPKKKEQLEKLKCPDCNLHPTLSKHAHQRDKKVIFDYCEICHGIWLDRGELEAIQKDNLLKTISTLFRKII is encoded by the coding sequence ATGTACTGCCCTAGATGTAAAGCCCTTCTGGAAGAAAAAATCATCCATGATCTGTCCGGTTCAATTCAGGTTGATACCTGTCCTTCGTGCGGAGGAACCTGGTTCGATAAAGGAGAACTGGAACAAATTGAAAATCTGGTTGAGCTTTCAATCATTGAAATTAGAAATATTCCCAAAAAGAAAGAACAGCTGGAGAAATTAAAATGTCCCGACTGTAATCTTCACCCAACCCTCTCAAAACATGCTCATCAGAGAGATAAGAAGGTAATTTTTGATTACTGCGAGATATGCCATGGAATCTGGCTTGACAGAGGCGAACTGGAAGCAATTCAAAAAGACAACTTATTAAAAACAATCAGCACCCTGTTCAGGAAAATTATCTGA